From the genome of Bacteroides sp. MSB163, one region includes:
- a CDS encoding SusC/RagA family TonB-linked outer membrane protein, with the protein MNGSYYKLRDLPSSAKTLQISFIGMQTQEAAIKPGTISVVLKADTEMLDEVMVVAYGTAKKSAFTGSASTIKSDRLEERVVSNVTNALAGQVAGVQITSSDGAPGSTASVRIRGIGSMSASNAPLYVVDGVPYDGEISSINPADIESMTVLKDAAANSIYGARGANGVILITTKTGQSGEAKITVDAKWGANRRAIPNYDVISSPAEYYETMYKSLYNSQAYGGASAAASYAYANKNLLDVKNGGLGYQVYTVPEGQNLIGTNFKLNPNATLGYSDGEYYYTPDDWYDEIFGNSNLRQEYNITVSGKSDKLNYYASVGYLDDSGIIKNSSFSRYTGRGKVDYQAKKWLKIGTNMNYSQGTSHQNGSTSWGSSGNLFYVTNLMAPIYPMYVRDAKGNIMHNETTGYVVYDNGGTSTNMQRAFMSPARPAASIDNDRYTNTNSTFNGKWYADITPVEGLKLSANISATESNQRINALYSRWGGSNETTDGSAYVRHYRLSGVNTQYLATYTKTFAEVHNFDILAGYEQYKMKIQSMTGQNDHLYDPFIGELTNAGGTSNKELYSYTDNYMTEGILSRIQYNYDGKYFLSGSYRRDASSRFHKEHRWGNFGSVGGAWLISKEDFMSNFSTWIDMLKVKASWGIQGNDNILDPAGYQNYYPYMDQFSVTYSESTGEYSKTLTYKGNKELTWETSYAFNAGVDFELFKGRLTGTIEYFSRKTKDLLYNQPVPLSSGISTGSIPTNVGSIVNKGVELDLNAVILKGRDFEWSANFNLTHYKNKITDLADNVKENGIRTGSYIYKIGGSLYQSYLKTYAGVDVETGQALYYVDPENGDYSTTTDYAKAQQADQGSTLAKVYGGFGTSLNYKGFDLSLQLSYQLGGKLYDGTYQAIMHTGYASMAGTNWSTDIRKAWTPENRYTDVPRLSAADASYQLDSSRFLTSSDYLSINNVTLGYTLPKVLLKNIGISSLRLYVTGDNLGVISARKGLDPRSRLGTGSSTTAGNYTYSAMRNISGGLTLTF; encoded by the coding sequence ATGAACGGAAGTTATTACAAATTAAGGGATTTACCAAGTTCCGCAAAGACTCTGCAGATTTCGTTCATTGGTATGCAAACGCAGGAAGCTGCTATCAAGCCGGGAACAATCAGTGTAGTGCTAAAAGCAGACACAGAAATGTTGGACGAAGTTATGGTGGTAGCTTACGGTACGGCAAAGAAATCGGCATTTACCGGTTCGGCTTCTACAATTAAGAGTGATAGACTGGAGGAACGTGTCGTATCTAATGTGACGAATGCCTTGGCAGGACAGGTTGCAGGGGTGCAGATTACCAGTTCCGATGGCGCGCCCGGCTCTACGGCATCCGTGCGCATTCGTGGTATTGGCTCTATGAGTGCAAGTAACGCCCCGTTGTATGTAGTGGATGGTGTGCCTTATGACGGTGAGATTTCCAGCATTAATCCTGCCGATATTGAATCGATGACCGTGCTGAAAGATGCTGCCGCCAACTCTATTTATGGAGCACGTGGTGCCAATGGAGTTATTTTGATTACCACCAAGACAGGGCAGAGCGGAGAGGCCAAGATTACCGTAGATGCCAAATGGGGAGCAAACAGGCGTGCCATCCCCAATTATGATGTAATCAGTAGTCCGGCAGAGTATTATGAGACGATGTACAAATCTCTCTATAACTCACAGGCCTATGGTGGTGCTTCTGCAGCTGCCTCGTATGCGTATGCTAACAAAAACCTGCTGGATGTGAAGAACGGTGGTCTGGGCTATCAGGTCTACACCGTGCCCGAAGGACAAAATCTGATCGGTACTAATTTTAAGTTGAATCCGAATGCCACTTTGGGCTATAGTGACGGTGAGTACTACTATACGCCGGATGATTGGTATGACGAGATTTTCGGTAATAGTAATCTGCGCCAGGAGTACAATATTACAGTTTCCGGTAAATCGGATAAACTGAATTACTATGCCAGTGTAGGTTATCTGGATGATTCGGGTATCATTAAAAATTCCAGTTTCAGTCGCTACACAGGTCGTGGCAAGGTAGATTATCAGGCTAAGAAATGGCTGAAGATAGGAACTAACATGAACTATTCGCAGGGAACTTCCCATCAGAATGGTTCTACTTCATGGGGATCGAGCGGTAACTTGTTCTACGTAACAAATCTGATGGCGCCGATTTATCCGATGTACGTACGTGATGCTAAAGGTAACATTATGCATAATGAAACTACTGGTTATGTGGTGTATGATAATGGCGGCACTTCCACTAATATGCAACGTGCCTTCATGAGCCCTGCCCGTCCGGCAGCCAGCATTGATAATGACCGCTACACCAATACTAATAGTACGTTTAATGGTAAATGGTATGCCGACATCACTCCGGTAGAAGGTCTGAAGTTATCTGCCAATATCTCCGCAACCGAATCGAACCAACGCATCAACGCGCTTTATAGCCGCTGGGGCGGAAGCAACGAAACGACGGACGGTTCGGCCTACGTAAGACATTACCGTCTTTCGGGCGTGAACACCCAGTATCTTGCAACTTACACGAAGACTTTTGCAGAAGTACATAATTTCGATATTCTGGCTGGTTACGAACAGTATAAAATGAAAATCCAGTCGATGACGGGACAGAACGATCACTTGTACGACCCGTTCATCGGTGAGTTGACCAACGCCGGAGGTACCAGCAACAAGGAACTTTATTCTTATACCGACAACTATATGACGGAAGGTATTCTGAGCCGTATCCAGTATAACTATGACGGCAAATACTTCCTGAGCGGTTCTTATCGCCGTGACGCTTCTTCACGTTTCCACAAGGAGCACCGCTGGGGAAACTTTGGCAGTGTGGGCGGTGCCTGGCTGATTTCCAAAGAAGACTTTATGAGCAACTTCTCCACTTGGATTGATATGTTGAAGGTGAAGGCCAGTTGGGGTATTCAGGGTAATGATAACATTCTGGACCCTGCCGGTTATCAGAACTATTATCCTTATATGGATCAGTTCTCAGTGACGTATAGCGAAAGTACGGGCGAATATTCAAAGACGCTGACTTATAAAGGCAATAAGGAACTGACTTGGGAAACCTCTTATGCATTCAATGCAGGTGTGGACTTTGAACTGTTCAAAGGCCGTCTGACCGGTACCATCGAATACTTCAGCCGTAAGACGAAAGATTTGTTGTACAACCAGCCCGTTCCTTTATCTTCCGGTATTTCTACAGGTTCTATTCCTACCAATGTGGGTTCTATCGTAAACAAAGGTGTTGAACTGGACCTGAACGCTGTTATCCTGAAAGGACGTGATTTTGAGTGGAGTGCAAACTTCAACCTGACCCATTACAAGAATAAGATTACTGATTTGGCTGACAATGTGAAAGAGAATGGCATCAGGACAGGTTCTTATATATATAAGATAGGTGGTTCACTTTATCAGTCTTATCTGAAAACTTATGCAGGGGTAGATGTAGAAACCGGACAAGCTTTGTATTATGTTGACCCGGAAAATGGTGATTACTCTACAACCACAGATTACGCTAAAGCTCAACAAGCCGATCAGGGCAGTACGTTGGCAAAGGTATATGGTGGTTTCGGTACATCATTGAATTATAAAGGTTTCGACTTGTCTCTCCAGTTATCTTATCAATTGGGTGGAAAGTTATATGACGGTACTTATCAGGCTATTATGCATACAGGTTATGCTTCAATGGCAGGTACTAACTGGTCTACTGACATCCGCAAAGCTTGGACTCCGGAAAATCGCTATACTGATGTACCTCGTTTGAGTGCAGCAGATGCCAGTTATCAGTTGGATTCCAGTCGATTCCTGACGAGTTCCGATTACCTGAGTATCAATAATGTTACTTTAGGATATACTTTGCCGAAGGTTTTATTGAAGAATATCGGTATCTCCAGCCTGCGTTTGTATGTAACCGGCGACAATCTCGGAGTTATCTCCGCTCGTAAAGGTCTTGATCCGCGTTCACGCCTCGGTACGGGTAGCTCGACTACGGCAGGTAACTATACATACTCCGCTATGCGTAACATTTCCGGTGGCCTCACCCTTACTTTTTAA
- a CDS encoding AAA family ATPase — translation MGTPFIYGRIADKNNFTNRKKEVELLKRNFSGLVNTIIISPRRWGKTSLVNRVAQRLAEEDKSILICQVDIFNCRTEEQFYLAYATAVLKISHSTWDDFAASVRKYLGRLLPSVTFSDMAQTCELSFGLDFKDNKMTFDEILDLPQTISRDSGKKIVVCIDEFQNINEYDDPLAFQRKLRSHWQKHMDVCYCLYGSKRHMLLDIFHNYNMPFYKFGDILFLEKIPKEDWIEFIGRKFSETGKDISEELCGMIADRMKNHPYYTQQLSQQVWFRTGTTVSVEVVDEAFSDMIGQLSLLFANIIDTLTPRQINFLLAVADGITNFSSKEVLMKYQLGTSANIKNLKKAATEKDLIDILPGNRIELQDPVFEYWLKYIYRTR, via the coding sequence ATGGGAACACCTTTTATATATGGACGAATAGCCGATAAGAACAACTTTACAAATAGGAAAAAGGAAGTTGAATTACTAAAGCGTAATTTTTCCGGCCTTGTGAATACGATTATTATTTCTCCGCGCCGATGGGGGAAGACATCACTGGTAAACCGAGTTGCCCAGCGACTGGCAGAAGAAGATAAATCTATACTGATATGCCAGGTGGATATCTTCAATTGTCGCACGGAAGAGCAATTCTATCTGGCTTACGCAACTGCCGTACTGAAAATAAGCCATTCCACATGGGATGATTTTGCAGCTTCCGTCCGGAAATATCTAGGACGGTTGTTGCCTTCCGTCACATTCTCAGATATGGCTCAAACTTGTGAATTGTCTTTCGGGCTTGATTTCAAAGACAATAAAATGACGTTTGATGAAATCTTGGATTTACCACAAACTATTAGTAGGGATTCCGGCAAAAAGATAGTGGTTTGCATTGACGAATTTCAAAATATCAACGAGTATGACGACCCTTTGGCCTTTCAACGGAAGTTGCGCTCACACTGGCAGAAACACATGGATGTATGCTATTGCCTGTATGGCAGCAAGAGACACATGTTGTTGGACATTTTCCATAATTACAACATGCCTTTTTATAAGTTCGGAGATATCTTGTTTCTGGAAAAAATACCAAAGGAAGATTGGATAGAATTTATAGGAAGAAAGTTTTCTGAAACTGGAAAGGATATTTCAGAAGAACTGTGCGGCATGATTGCCGATCGGATGAAAAACCACCCCTATTATACCCAACAACTAAGTCAGCAGGTATGGTTCAGAACCGGAACCACTGTCTCAGTCGAAGTGGTTGACGAAGCCTTCAGTGATATGATTGGTCAGCTTAGTCTGCTTTTTGCCAATATCATCGATACGTTGACACCACGGCAAATCAATTTTCTGTTGGCAGTCGCCGATGGGATCACAAACTTCTCATCAAAAGAAGTACTCATGAAATACCAATTGGGGACATCTGCCAATATTAAAAATTTAAAAAAGGCAGCAACTGAAAAAGATTTGATTGATATTCTACCGGGCAACCGGATAGAACTGCAAGACCCCGTATTTGAATATTGGCTGAAATATATTTATCGTACAAGGTGA
- a CDS encoding response regulator, whose protein sequence is METGNLSEDYRPLILVAEDDDSNFKLIKAIIGKKCEILWAKNGEEMVNLFKENRGKTAAILMDIKMPIMNGLEATKIIREEEKELPIIMQTAYAFTADRENAMAAGASEVLVKPITLSALRTCLSKFLPRLQW, encoded by the coding sequence ATGGAAACAGGGAATTTATCAGAAGATTACCGTCCGCTGATACTGGTAGCGGAAGACGATGATAGTAACTTTAAGTTGATAAAGGCTATTATTGGCAAAAAATGCGAGATATTGTGGGCAAAGAACGGTGAAGAGATGGTTAATCTGTTCAAAGAGAACCGTGGAAAGACAGCAGCTATTCTTATGGATATCAAAATGCCTATCATGAATGGTCTGGAAGCAACAAAGATTATCCGTGAAGAGGAGAAGGAACTTCCTATTATCATGCAGACTGCTTATGCTTTTACGGCTGACCGTGAAAATGCAATGGCTGCCGGTGCTTCGGAAGTATTGGTAAAGCCTATTACCTTGAGTGCATTACGTACTTGCTTGAGTAAGTTCTTGCCACGGTTGCAGTGGTAA